A stretch of DNA from Malus sylvestris chromosome 9, drMalSylv7.2, whole genome shotgun sequence:
ATAAAACTAACTCACTCAACCCGATTAGTATGCCTAAAATGAGTACTCCCCCGTCTCAGAAGAAACAATCTACGTCGGATCCTGACTTTAGCAAAACCTTGGAGAAGACCCCCGAAGCTGCATTGGACAGCCCGTCTTCTGTTCTGCACGCTCCCTCCTCTctaaaaaggaaaacaattcGTGATTACTTTGGAGTACCTCCCTTGAACTTGTAGGTCTTGGGTTTATTGTACAAAGTGCTGACATTGCCTCTGAGTCTACTGCTTCAGAACTGGATCGATCAACCCCATTTTCGGATCATTTCAATCGTAAGTACAAAAATTTCGATGACGCTTTGTTTCCTCGAAATCTCATTCTTTGTTtcaaagtttaattttttttttctggattgATTTTGTGCAGGTTTCAATGTTGTATGTAAAGCGTATACAGAAGGATCTTTTTGATGAAAATCGCTCTGGTCGCATTGTATTTTTGTGCCACAAGCAACTGGGCGTGATTCAAAATACAGTTTTAGACGCTTACTGAGCAAATCTGATGAGTTCTTTTTCATTACAATCTAATCCTGATTAAGGAGAGGCGATTTGAATTTAGTTAAAGTAAATTAACGGGAAATATAAACGCACGATTTTTTCCCGGGAGGAATCCCTTCGTTTCGATGTTTTTGGATGGGTAGCGCCCCTTAagcaaattacaaaataaaatttggaaattgtttgataattatttcattttttgtttgcatttttccgaaattaaaaatttgtttggAAACTGAAAATTGAAGgccaattattattattattattattttgtatatcgatatttttacgATAAGGTGAGAGAAAGTTCGGCTTAGTATGAGTaacttaatttggtattgaatttgtCATTCAGGAGATTTGAATCTAAGATCTCTTACTTTGAGTGAAGAAGGTTTTTCTTGGAATCTCTTTTCTCTATTCCTTTTACTCAGCCTTCATAATATCATCTTTTCATCGGCGTATCAGCCTTCATAATATCATCTTTTCATCGGCGTATCTGTAGGTCATTAATTCAAATGTCCCAAAAACATGCTAACCAAACCAAGGGATTCTACCCCGGCACCAGGGCGATGGGACCTGGCgaggtggtggtgggtggtgtGTTACTGGAGTGGTGGGTGGTTGACGGCAGTGGTAGGGTGATGGATTGGTGGCATAGGGGATGACCAAAATATGTTGTTGGATATAAGTTACAAATAACAGGGATAACTATGAATATTATGGACAATTGACTACAAGTATGTTAAATGTTACATAGCAAGTCTGCTCACGAGAGCTTTTGGCCGTAAATCGAATTTATCTTCGACATCATATCACACACTGATAACTTATTCCGACACTAAAACCGGATCATCCACTTTTTACTGCTTAATGTAAAGTTCTTGTTCAGCTATGGAGTAGCAACCAATTAAGTTGCTCGGCTCCATGATGAACTGCTCCTGAAACGTACCCATTCGCTTACTCGAAATATCAATGGGAAGATCTTTGATGCTTGGCAAGCCCTCCACTTGTACGCCATCTCCACAGATAAGGAACTGATTCCCAACGATGAATGATCCCGACACCCTAATCGCTACTCCATCCTGACCGTGAGCGCGACACTGAAGCTTTTCTACAACGTGCACAAGTCTTTCTGGAGGCCAGTCACCAGCTAGTGTACTCCGGATACTTGATAGAGTCGCAAAGATATCATTTGGGCCGACATGTTGCTTTCCTGAGAAACTAAAAAAGATAATAGAACTCAACGACTCATAGTGAATCCAAAGAGTTCAACATCCATATCAATTAGATGCTGGAAATTCTCGTAGCACTGTTCACTACCTGAATACTGAATCTTCGTTATATAACGTCCTTGTATGTTGCCATTGCTCATCAGGTCCATCAAAGAGTAGGTAGAAATGTATCGTAAGCatctggtaaaaaaaaaagatgaatagCAGTAGATCACAAGCATGATTAGTGGTAGGTTCCAAGCCATTACAAATTCTAAACTGACTTTGcatataaattaaatatctcgaggaccaaaaaaaaaaaaaagaattgaataaCGTGAACTGTCACATATTTGACTCAAAAATTAGAGATTAGATTTAGACTTAGCATTTTTAAGCGGTTTTTATGTACTTCTGTTGGTCTAACGATAATGCAAGTGTCAAGTACTCACATCTGCCAAGTCCTTCATCCTTTGTGTTGGATCAAATACGCTTCGGACAAATGCTGCTAAGTCAACTTGGGAATCCTCGTACTTTGTGATGAAGGGGTGTGAAAGTAGCTGCAGAAGAAGAATACTAGTTAAACAATGTTGATGTCAAGCTACCATCTCCCAGATTGAAATCTGTAGTTAATATGATCACCTGCTCTGCTGTTGGCCTAGCATCTGGATCCTTTTGCAAGCAGGCTTCAATAAACGAGCAGAACTCTGGTGAAAAATTGTGTTTTGAAGGTGTAGGTGATGGATCATCCAAGATCTGCCATAGATCTCATAACTTTAGTTGCAAAACAACGGTGAATGTAGGCAATGGAAGGCATATGAATGCAGCATAAGATTGGCAAATATAATCATGTTACCTGCAGCATAAGATTGACAGGTCCTTCAGTAGCTGTATACGGGAATTCTCCAGTACCACACTCGAAGAGAGCAAGACCAAGGCTCCAAATATCAGCTGGATAAGAATAATTCTCATTTCGAATTCGCTCAGGCGACATGTATGTGACCGTCCCAACAAATGTCGCACACTGGTCATTACATTGTTAGATTTGTTAACACCGAAATACCACTTTTAACATCTATGCGTCAAATGCAACTTTAAACCAAAGTACAAAGATGCAACAAGTATCACGAACCATTGCCATGGAATTCTCTAAGCCAGCACTTATACCAAAATCTGTTATTTTTGGCTCACCCTTGAGATTCACAAGCAAATTGGCAGGCTTTATGTCTCTGTGGACTAGATGCCTAACTCCGTGCAAGTAGCTCAGTCCCTTCCACATTGAAAACATAATAATCAGAAGCTTAAACACCATGCAAATGTACAAATATTCTGATCAAATCTAGCTGAAACCGAGTGCGCATATGCTTACATGTAGAAGCTTTTGAAACATAGAAGAAAGTAGGGGTTCAGGTATTCTTTTCTGCAATCTTAGGACATCCGCCAACGATCCTCCATCCATATACTCCAAAGCTATGCTTATTTGTCCAGAATCCGGCGTATAAAATGCGCCGTGAAATTCTACAAGACCTTGGTAACAAGGTGCTTCGCATAGTGTTCGTATCTCAGTAAGCAGCTGTTGCCTTTTCTCCTATCATGCAACAAACAACACTCTAATTCAATTTCCACACTCAAAATTTGCTGGGGTTTTCGCACCATTTGTATTTGGATCACTAATCACTAGCATAAAGCTCCTAAATTTGGAATTTACACAGggaaaatcaaaatacttaCAACTAATCAATAACATAATCCCAATTTCTACTGTACAAAACATAAACAGAATTTATCCGAAAAGGCGGAAAATGATACCTTCTCGAAAATGTTGATCTTCTTGAGAGCTAGAATCCGATGAGTGGGAATGTGGATAGCTCTCTGCACAACACTGCTGGCGCCGCTGCCGATTGCCCCAAACACCCTCATCTCCCGCGAGGCGCACCGGTAGGTCTTCTCGGCGCTGTCGTCCACCGCCAAGGTCGTGCATTTCTGCAATCCGAGTTCGTTGATGTTGTACACGCCGTACGATCTGCTCAGCAAGTTCACCGTTCCACTGTCCGATAGCTTCACCACAAAACCCAGAATCAAATTTCCACAATTTCCAgaaacccaaaattcaaaattcaaactttgatTATTCGGATTGCAGAAAAAAGCCAAAAGTGCTTACAGTGTAGGAATCGCAAGGGTCGAGCTCCAGGGAAGGGCCGCCGGCGGAGAAGCCCTTTTCGGCGTCGAACAAAGGAGTGAGCTTTTTTCTAAGCTCTTCTAATCCAGCCATTTGGGGATGATGGGTTGATCAAATTTTGGTACGATTTGCTTTGTATTTGGTTGTTTGAATTTATGTACGTTGATGTTCGGGTCGTTCATCTTCGTCCTTCGAATCGAAAGGGAAACCTCCACTTGGATTCTAACGCCGTTAGGTTCCTGCGGATATCCCAGATGGACATGGATCCCCTCGGATCCAATTGTCCTAATCATAGGATCAATGAATCCGGAccattaaaatttaatcaaacgattaaaattattataactttagagtagcccctgtttgtagccgttcgatcaaatttcaatggtccagaTTTATTAATCCCTAAGATTAGGACAAttggatccgaagaggatccatgTCCATCCCAGATTCcaattaacaaaacaaaacaatgttttaaaaggattttctttttaaattctCGAATATTATTCCTAATATTATTACAAGTATTTTTATTATATGTGACTTAGGttggatctttttttttttcttaaaaaatggtAAGTTATGGCTTGACCATGacaatatatttttttggaaacGAGAATAAGTCACAAAGATATTTCTATTTTTACCATCATGTAATCTGTCAActctaaaaattaaattataacgTGCTGTGtaaaatatcaaaatgaaaaaatattGTCTTTCGTATTTACTCAGcaattgtttttttgttaaagtagtTACATGGCAAAGTACATAGGATCCACGATTGCGTAATTGAATGCCACATGagttaaattaaaattgaattgaaagatgtgtgtgtgtgtgtttttttttctgcttttaACATATAAGCTTTTGATAATATGACAATCAAAGAATTATCAACCATTGAAAGATGTGTTTAATCTAACCATTACTCTCCTGGCTCTCATTTCTGAACGAACAGGAAgacaaaattaattagagaaTAACTGATATATTGACGAGTTAATTTATATGTATTTTATGCTCTACTTAAAGCAGTTCCATgtgatttttttgtatttattttttttttgcatgtcaACATTAGATTTAGATTCGCATTTCTTTTCTTATGAgttgaattattttttgttggaaatttaTCAGTGGAAAACATGAAATTGATTTTGCATTTCTCCATTCAAAAAAtaaggtaaaaataaaaaacaattcgGTGCACATAGCAAGCACGGACAAACTCCAGAGAGTAACGTCCGTTCATAAAACAGCAGGCAAGGCAACAAAACAAAGTGGCAGAACCGAACGTgattgagaaatttttcaatgtgctgAAAACACGATTTGATATGCTAAGTGTAACAACttaatatttgaaatttttttatttcaatatattataatttttaaagtacCAAATTGTATTCTCCAAACACTAAAAATTCATCTACCTACAATGTGGTATCAAAGATTCCTCCACAGAAAGTCACCTCAGCGTTtcgaattaatttttttttctttcagtaaatatatat
This window harbors:
- the LOC126583499 gene encoding mitogen-activated protein kinase kinase 3, which translates into the protein MAGLEELRKKLTPLFDAEKGFSAGGPSLELDPCDSYTLSDSGTVNLLSRSYGVYNINELGLQKCTTLAVDDSAEKTYRCASREMRVFGAIGSGASSVVQRAIHIPTHRILALKKINIFEKEKRQQLLTEIRTLCEAPCYQGLVEFHGAFYTPDSGQISIALEYMDGGSLADVLRLQKRIPEPLLSSMFQKLLHGLSYLHGVRHLVHRDIKPANLLVNLKGEPKITDFGISAGLENSMAMCATFVGTVTYMSPERIRNENYSYPADIWSLGLALFECGTGEFPYTATEGPVNLMLQILDDPSPTPSKHNFSPEFCSFIEACLQKDPDARPTAEQLLSHPFITKYEDSQVDLAAFVRSVFDPTQRMKDLADMLTIHFYLLFDGPDEQWQHTRTLYNEDSVFSFSGKQHVGPNDIFATLSSIRSTLAGDWPPERLVHVVEKLQCRAHGQDGVAIRVSGSFIVGNQFLICGDGVQVEGLPSIKDLPIDISSKRMGTFQEQFIMEPSNLIGCYSIAEQELYIKQ